In Porphyrobacter sp. LM 6, one DNA window encodes the following:
- a CDS encoding vWA domain-containing protein, with protein MFFNFVDELRAAGIGASFKEHLTLLEALDKDVIEQTPEAFYYLSRATFVKDEGLLDRFDQVFHKVFKGIMTDYGQNPVDIPEDWLKAVAEKFLTPEEMEKIKSLGDWDEIMETLKKRLEEQEKRHQGGNKWIGTGGTSPFGNSGYNPEGVRIGGEAKHGRAIKVWEKREFKNLDNTKELGTRNIKMALRRLRRFAREGAQDQLDIDATIKGTAKQGWLDIHMRAERRNAVKLLLFLDVGGSMDPFIKLVEELFSAATSEFKNMEFFYFHNCLYEGVWKDNKRRWQERTKTWDVLHKYGHDYKIVFVGDAAMSPYEITHPGGSVEHMNEEAGAVWLKRVADTYPATVWLNPVPEKQWGYSQSTKMIKQIVGDRMYPLTLDGLDDAMRELSRKHGA; from the coding sequence ATGTTCTTCAATTTCGTCGACGAGCTGCGGGCGGCCGGTATCGGGGCCAGCTTCAAGGAGCACCTCACACTGCTGGAGGCGCTCGACAAGGACGTCATCGAGCAGACGCCCGAGGCGTTCTACTACCTCTCCCGCGCGACCTTCGTGAAGGACGAAGGCCTGCTCGACCGGTTCGATCAGGTGTTCCACAAGGTCTTCAAGGGGATCATGACCGATTACGGCCAGAACCCCGTCGATATCCCGGAAGATTGGCTGAAGGCCGTCGCCGAGAAGTTCCTGACCCCCGAGGAAATGGAGAAGATCAAGTCGCTGGGTGACTGGGACGAGATCATGGAGACGCTCAAGAAGCGGCTCGAAGAGCAGGAAAAGCGCCACCAGGGCGGCAACAAGTGGATCGGCACCGGCGGCACATCCCCCTTCGGCAATTCGGGCTACAACCCCGAAGGCGTGCGGATCGGCGGCGAGGCCAAGCACGGCCGCGCGATCAAAGTCTGGGAAAAGCGCGAGTTCAAGAACCTCGACAACACCAAGGAACTCGGCACCCGCAACATCAAGATGGCGCTGCGCCGTCTGCGTCGTTTCGCCCGCGAAGGCGCGCAGGATCAGCTTGATATCGACGCCACGATCAAGGGCACGGCCAAGCAGGGCTGGCTCGACATCCACATGCGCGCCGAGCGCCGCAATGCGGTGAAGCTGCTGCTGTTCCTCGATGTCGGCGGCTCGATGGACCCCTTCATCAAGCTGGTAGAGGAGCTGTTCAGCGCCGCCACCAGCGAGTTCAAGAACATGGAATTCTTCTACTTCCACAACTGCCTCTACGAAGGCGTGTGGAAGGACAACAAACGCCGCTGGCAGGAACGCACCAAGACCTGGGACGTGCTTCACAAATACGGCCACGACTACAAGATCGTATTCGTCGGCGATGCGGCGATGAGCCCTTACGAGATCACCCATCCGGGCGGCTCGGTCGAGCATATGAACGAGGAAGCGGGCGCAGTGTGGCTGAAGCGCGTGGCCGATACCTACCCCGCGACCGTGTGGCTCAACCCGGTGCCGGAAAAGCAATGGGGCTATTCGCAGTCGACCAAGATGATCAAGCAGATCGTCGGCGACCGAATGTATCCGCTGACGCTCGACGGGCTGGATGACGCGATGCGGGAGCTGAGCCGGAAGCACGGGGCGTAA
- a CDS encoding methyl-accepting chemotaxis protein, giving the protein MNQLAFDTANAHALGMIPESCGAVTVGCTDVAGVVEAVIASSKSLRSEHEALAETVRALEADQAKVAEASDEARLLSERAIERLNEGTALIHASLGQIASLIELVDTLGQHVTSFSAAMEQVRRSAQDIDNIAETTNILALNATIEAMRAGDAGRTFAVVAAEVKSLANDTRKATEEIAQTIDALGGEAEVVIGRIEAGSKVSGEARASVARIESTITNVGTLVEEVDKQNDVIARSTGTISSHVDKVQRVLTGFDAASRANEDRLHGAHRKMEDLEILASEMFDRIVHAGLSPEDSVMVDHAQQLMQELTAHTEAAIASGAITMNALFDTDYVAVPGTNPQLYRTRLSDWADAQWRPFLDRAKASDSRVLAAACTDMNGFLPTHISERSRRPTGDLEHDTLFCRNGRIMLEAIDRKAKISHQSYMMAVYRQEADGQSYVVVRNVYVPLIIGGRRWGDFELAYSFD; this is encoded by the coding sequence ATGAATCAACTCGCTTTCGACACCGCCAATGCCCATGCGCTGGGGATGATCCCGGAAAGCTGCGGGGCCGTCACGGTCGGCTGCACCGATGTTGCCGGTGTGGTCGAGGCGGTGATTGCCTCGTCCAAGTCGCTTCGCTCGGAGCACGAGGCGCTGGCTGAAACCGTGCGGGCGCTTGAAGCCGATCAGGCCAAGGTTGCCGAAGCGAGCGACGAGGCACGGCTCCTGTCCGAACGTGCGATCGAACGGCTCAATGAAGGCACGGCGCTGATCCATGCCTCGCTAGGGCAGATCGCCTCGCTGATCGAACTGGTCGACACGCTCGGCCAGCACGTTACCAGCTTTTCGGCCGCAATGGAGCAGGTGCGCCGCTCGGCCCAGGATATCGACAATATCGCCGAGACGACGAACATCCTCGCGCTCAATGCCACGATCGAGGCAATGCGGGCGGGCGATGCCGGACGCACCTTCGCGGTGGTCGCCGCCGAGGTGAAGAGCCTCGCGAATGACACCCGCAAGGCGACCGAGGAAATCGCCCAGACCATCGACGCGCTCGGCGGCGAGGCGGAGGTTGTGATCGGCCGGATCGAAGCCGGCTCCAAGGTCAGCGGCGAGGCGCGCGCCTCGGTCGCACGGATCGAAAGCACCATCACCAATGTCGGCACGCTGGTCGAGGAAGTCGACAAGCAGAACGACGTGATTGCCCGGTCCACGGGCACGATTTCCAGCCATGTCGACAAGGTGCAGCGCGTGCTGACCGGGTTCGATGCGGCCTCGCGCGCCAACGAGGATCGTCTTCACGGGGCGCATCGCAAGATGGAGGATCTCGAGATCCTCGCCAGCGAGATGTTCGACCGCATCGTCCACGCCGGATTGAGCCCGGAAGACAGCGTGATGGTCGACCACGCACAGCAACTGATGCAGGAACTTACCGCGCATACCGAGGCCGCGATTGCCTCGGGCGCGATCACCATGAACGCACTGTTCGATACCGATTATGTCGCCGTTCCCGGCACCAATCCGCAGCTTTACCGCACCCGCCTCAGCGACTGGGCCGATGCCCAGTGGCGCCCCTTCCTCGACCGCGCAAAGGCGAGCGATTCCCGCGTCCTGGCCGCCGCCTGCACCGATATGAACGGCTTCCTGCCGACCCACATAAGCGAGCGTTCGCGCCGGCCCACGGGCGATCTGGAACACGACACCCTGTTCTGCCGCAATGGCCGCATCATGCTCGAGGCGATCGACCGCAAGGCTAAGATCAGCCACCAGTCCTATATGATGGCGGTCTATCGTCAGGAGGCCGACGGCCAATCCTATGTGGTGGTCCGCAACGTCTATGTTCCGCTGATCATCGGCGGACGCCGCTGGGGGGATTTCGAGCTGGCCTACAGCTTCGATTGA
- a CDS encoding AAA family ATPase, translated as MSEQQRFEGTKSYIATEDLKVAVNAAVTLRRPLLVKGEPGTGKTVLAHEISKALGAPLIEWNIKSTTKAQQGLYEYDAVARLRDGQLGDERVHDIKNYIKKGKLWEAFTSPQLPVLLIDEIDKADIEFPNDLLQELDRMSFDVYETQERIEAKERPIVVITSNNEKELPDAFLRRCFFHYIKFPDRDTMQEIIDVHFPGIQKVLVKKAMDIFYDLREVPGLKKKPSTSELLDWLKLLLNEDMPLDVLQDKNPASAIPPLHGALLKNEQDIMLFERLAFMARRNPS; from the coding sequence ATGTCCGAGCAGCAGCGTTTTGAAGGCACCAAGTCCTATATCGCGACCGAAGACCTCAAGGTTGCGGTCAACGCCGCTGTTACGCTGCGCCGTCCGCTGCTGGTGAAAGGCGAGCCGGGCACCGGCAAGACGGTGCTGGCGCACGAGATTTCCAAGGCGCTGGGCGCGCCGCTGATCGAGTGGAACATCAAGTCCACCACCAAGGCGCAGCAGGGCCTTTACGAATATGACGCGGTGGCCCGTCTGCGCGACGGCCAGCTGGGCGACGAGCGCGTCCACGACATCAAGAACTATATCAAGAAGGGCAAGCTGTGGGAGGCATTCACCTCGCCCCAGCTTCCGGTGCTGCTGATCGACGAGATTGACAAGGCCGATATCGAGTTCCCGAACGACCTGTTGCAGGAGCTCGATCGGATGAGCTTCGACGTCTATGAAACGCAGGAGCGGATCGAGGCCAAGGAGCGCCCGATCGTCGTCATCACCTCGAACAACGAGAAGGAACTGCCCGACGCGTTCCTGCGCCGCTGCTTCTTCCACTACATCAAGTTCCCCGATCGCGACACGATGCAGGAGATCATCGACGTCCACTTCCCCGGCATCCAGAAGGTGCTGGTGAAGAAGGCGATGGATATCTTCTACGATCTGCGCGAAGTGCCGGGCCTGAAGAAGAAGCCCTCGACCAGCGAGCTGCTTGACTGGCTCAAGCTGCTGCTCAACGAGGATATGCCGCTCGACGTATTGCAGGACAAGAACCCGGCAAGCGCGATCCCGCCGCTGCATGGCGCGCTGCTGAAGAACGAACAGGACATCATGCTGTTCGAACGCCTCGCCTTCATGGCCCGCCGCAATCCGAGTTGA
- the parE gene encoding DNA topoisomerase IV subunit B, giving the protein MSDNPLDDLFANTPTSSGDYNASAIEVLEGLEPVRRRPGMYIGGTDDRAFHHLAAEVLDNAMDEAVAGHATRIEMRLDGGNRLSIADNGRGIPVDEHPKFPGKSTLEVILSTLHSGGKFSGKAYATSGGLHGVGVSVVNALSVHTRVEVARDKQLFAQEFSRGVTQGAIQNLGPTPNRRGTTVTFVPDPEIFGDRNFNPKRLFKLARSKAYLFAGVEIRWKCAPSLASEEVPAEAVFKFPGGLADHLAEQVGTRECVTAQPFTGSQEFPVVDGIGQGRVEWAIAWPLYSDGATSWYCNTVPTPDGGTHEQGLRTALTRGLRAFGELVGAKKAKDITADDVMTGAEVMLSVFIRDPQFQSQTKDRLTSPEAARLVENAVRDHFDHFLTDNMERGKALLGEVMERMDERLKRKQEREIKRKSATNAKKLRLPGKLTDCSGEGGRETELFIVEGDSAGGSAKQARDRKSQAILPIRGKILNVASATADKIRANSEIADLALALGCGTRKDCNADNLRYDRIIIMTDADVDGAHIATLLMTFFFQEMPDIVRRGHLFLAQPPLYRLTSGKESRYARDDAHRTELEATVFKGKKVEVSRFKGLGEMNPQQLRETTMAPETRGLIRITLPQEFEDRAGVARLVDELMGRNPEHRFNFIQNRAGDVDRDLIDA; this is encoded by the coding sequence ATGTCCGATAACCCTCTCGACGATCTGTTCGCCAATACCCCCACCTCCAGCGGCGATTACAACGCAAGCGCCATCGAGGTACTCGAAGGGCTTGAGCCCGTCCGCCGCCGTCCGGGGATGTATATCGGCGGGACCGATGACCGCGCGTTCCACCATCTCGCCGCCGAGGTGCTCGACAACGCGATGGACGAAGCGGTGGCGGGCCACGCCACGCGGATCGAGATGCGCCTCGACGGAGGCAATCGCCTGTCGATCGCCGATAACGGCCGCGGCATTCCGGTGGACGAGCACCCCAAGTTCCCGGGCAAATCGACACTTGAGGTGATCCTTTCCACGCTCCACTCGGGCGGCAAATTCTCCGGCAAGGCCTATGCCACCAGCGGCGGCCTCCACGGCGTGGGGGTGAGCGTGGTCAACGCGCTGTCCGTCCACACGCGGGTAGAGGTGGCGCGCGACAAGCAGCTTTTCGCGCAGGAGTTCTCGCGCGGGGTGACGCAAGGCGCGATCCAGAACCTCGGCCCCACGCCCAACCGGCGCGGCACCACGGTGACCTTTGTGCCCGATCCCGAAATCTTCGGGGATCGCAACTTCAATCCCAAGCGGCTGTTCAAGCTCGCCCGCTCCAAGGCCTATCTGTTCGCGGGCGTTGAAATCCGCTGGAAGTGCGCGCCCTCGCTCGCGAGCGAAGAGGTGCCGGCAGAGGCGGTTTTCAAGTTCCCCGGCGGGCTTGCCGATCACCTCGCCGAACAGGTCGGCACGCGCGAATGCGTCACCGCCCAGCCCTTCACCGGTAGCCAAGAATTCCCGGTCGTCGACGGCATCGGCCAAGGCCGCGTCGAATGGGCGATCGCCTGGCCGCTCTATTCCGATGGCGCGACGAGCTGGTACTGCAACACCGTGCCGACCCCCGATGGCGGCACGCACGAGCAGGGCCTGCGCACCGCCCTGACCCGCGGCCTCAGAGCTTTCGGCGAGCTGGTCGGCGCGAAGAAGGCCAAGGACATCACCGCCGATGATGTGATGACAGGCGCGGAGGTGATGCTCTCCGTCTTCATCCGCGATCCTCAGTTCCAGTCGCAGACCAAGGACCGCCTCACCTCGCCCGAGGCTGCGCGCCTCGTCGAGAACGCGGTGCGCGACCACTTCGACCACTTCCTCACCGACAATATGGAGCGCGGCAAGGCGCTGCTCGGCGAGGTGATGGAGCGCATGGACGAGCGCCTCAAGCGCAAGCAGGAACGCGAGATCAAGCGCAAGAGCGCCACCAACGCCAAGAAGCTGCGCCTCCCCGGCAAGCTCACCGATTGTTCGGGCGAAGGCGGGCGCGAGACCGAGCTGTTCATCGTCGAAGGCGACAGCGCCGGCGGCAGCGCCAAGCAGGCGCGCGACCGCAAATCGCAGGCAATCCTGCCGATCCGCGGCAAGATCCTCAACGTCGCATCCGCCACCGCCGACAAGATCCGCGCCAACAGCGAAATCGCCGATCTCGCGCTGGCGCTGGGCTGCGGCACCCGCAAGGACTGCAACGCCGACAATCTGCGCTATGACCGCATTATCATCATGACCGACGCTGACGTTGACGGCGCGCATATCGCGACGCTGCTGATGACCTTCTTCTTCCAGGAAATGCCCGATATCGTGCGGCGCGGTCACCTGTTCCTTGCCCAGCCCCCGCTCTATCGCCTGACGTCAGGCAAGGAGAGCCGCTACGCCCGCGACGATGCACACCGCACCGAACTGGAAGCGACGGTGTTCAAGGGCAAGAAGGTCGAAGTCAGCCGCTTCAAGGGCCTGGGTGAAATGAACCCGCAGCAATTGCGCGAAACCACGATGGCGCCCGAAACACGCGGTCTGATTCGCATCACCCTGCCGCAGGAATTCGAAGACCGCGCCGGCGTGGCGCGCCTCGTCGACGAGTTGATGGGCCGCAACCCCGAACACCGCTTCAACTTCATCCAGAACCGCGCCGGCGATGTCGACCGCGACCTCATCGACGCCTAG